The Lottiidibacillus patelloidae genome includes the window CCAGTTTCCATTTCTAAATACTGCTTCAATTTTTCCGTCCTCTGTTTCACCATCTATATTTAACTCGCCAGAACCTATCATGAAATCAACATGAGTGATACTATCATTTAAACCATCAGCTATAAGGTCAGCTTTTGTCATTTTATTTCCACCTTTATATGCTATAGGGATGCAGTTTCCGAGCGCTAAATGACACGAAGCATTTTCATCATATAACGTATTATAAAAGACGAGATTTGAATTTGAAATTGGTGAGTCATGTGGTACTATAGCGATTTCTCCAAGGTAAGAAGCACCTTCATCTGTTTCTAATAAATGTTTTAATGCATCATAGCCTTTCTCGGCATTAAATTCTATGACTTTTCCATCTTTAAAAGTAAAACTAAAATTCTCTATTAAGGTACCAGATAAGTTTAATGGCTTTGAACTTGAGACGGTACCATTAACTCCATTTTTTAAAGGTACAGTAAACACTTCTTCAGTTGGTAAGTTTGGTACAAAATCTATCCCTTTTTCATTCGTAAACTCTGCGCATATCCAATGTTGTTTCTTAGGAAGTTCAATCGTTAAGTTTGTCCCAGGACCGCTATAATGTAAATATTTATAGCGCTTGTTATTTAATAAGCTTGCTTT containing:
- a CDS encoding aminopeptidase yields the protein MDNFNKLLKKYAEVTIHIGLNIQKGQKLVIQAPIEAAQYVRYVTKAAYEAGAYLVYVEYHDEEINLLKATHAPFKALEEVPQWKVDGMTQLAKDNCAFLNIYAPNPDLLKDVAPERVAASKKAMGSAMKEMSEMIGSGKISWSLVSIPTEAWAKAVFPGEPLASALEKLWEMIFFVTRVDQENPVMAWEQHIERLNLKASLLNNKRYKYLHYSGPGTNLTIELPKKQHWICAEFTNEKGIDFVPNLPTEEVFTVPLKNGVNGTVSSSKPLNLSGTLIENFSFTFKDGKVIEFNAEKGYDALKHLLETDEGASYLGEIAIVPHDSPISNSNLVFYNTLYDENASCHLALGNCIPIAYKGGNKMTKADLIADGLNDSITHVDFMIGSGELNIDGETEDGKIEAVFRNGNWVI